From one Aeropyrum camini SY1 = JCM 12091 genomic stretch:
- a CDS encoding CBS domain-containing protein, translated as MVVFIRKKRRIPVRASDIMITEVVTVRPEEPVTRAAKLMVDNLIGSVLVVDEEGRLRGIVTERDIVYVVSEAWDPTKHKVWEIMTENPIVVRPDDDLLTVVRKMSETNVRHLPVVDEKGVPVGIISFRDVLDFLMSVFGLALGLTLEK; from the coding sequence ATGGTAGTCTTCATAAGGAAGAAGAGGAGAATCCCCGTCAGGGCAAGCGACATTATGATTACAGAGGTTGTAACCGTCAGGCCCGAGGAGCCGGTGACCCGTGCCGCCAAGCTTATGGTGGATAACTTGATAGGAAGTGTGCTTGTTGTAGATGAAGAGGGTAGACTGCGCGGTATAGTGACCGAGAGGGATATAGTTTATGTGGTGAGCGAGGCCTGGGACCCCACTAAGCATAAGGTCTGGGAGATAATGACGGAAAACCCAATAGTCGTTAGACCCGACGACGACTTGCTAACAGTTGTTAGAAAGATGAGCGAGACCAACGTCAGACACCTCCCAGTAGTCGACGAGAAGGGTGTCCCAGTGGGTATAATAAGCTTCAGGGACGTCCTAGACTTCCTCATGTCAGTTTTCGGCCTAGCACTCGGGTTAACATTAGAAAAATAG